One segment of Anaerolineales bacterium DNA contains the following:
- a CDS encoding transcription elongation factor GreA, producing MPPSFLTKQGFQKLQEELEYLRTIKRHEVAERLHEAMEGGELIEDAEYEAAKNEQAFVEGRIQDLEMLLANAHVIEEAAKEDHVQVGSTVTIKEGDNPEEVYTIVGPAEASPRDGRISNESPLGRALMDHHPGDVVRVDAPGGSFAVSLVKVE from the coding sequence ATGCCTCCCTCATTCTTGACCAAGCAAGGCTTCCAGAAACTACAGGAAGAACTGGAATACTTGCGAACGATAAAACGCCACGAAGTTGCCGAACGATTACATGAGGCAATGGAAGGCGGAGAGCTAATTGAAGATGCTGAGTACGAAGCAGCGAAAAACGAGCAGGCTTTCGTAGAAGGACGCATCCAGGACCTGGAGATGCTTTTGGCGAACGCGCATGTGATCGAAGAAGCTGCCAAGGAAGATCACGTCCAGGTTGGCTCGACCGTTACGATAAAGGAAGGCGATAATCCTGAGGAAGTTTACACCATTGTGGGCCCAGCTGAAGCATCACCGCGCGATGGGCGCATCTCCAACGAGTCGCCACTCGGGCGAGCCCTGATGGATCATCACCCCGGCGATGTGGTCCGCGTAGATGCACCCGGTGGCTCTTTCGCCGTAAGCCTGGTGAAGGTGGAGTAA